From a single Rhodomicrobium lacus genomic region:
- a CDS encoding anhydro-N-acetylmuramic acid kinase: MKAIGLMSGTSLDGVDVALIETDGETIEAFGPGKDFSYDTVEGQLLREALASAVGIADRNDRSGVLSVAETMVTQKHIACVKAFASLRGLNLGEIDVIGFHGQTVVHKPEKGLTIQIGDGRGMAESLGIPVVYDFRAADVEQGGQGAPFVPIYHRALALRAGLPLPAVFVNIGGISNISYIPEGGEEDMIAFDAGPGNCLIDDWTLRHTGKPYDEDAKLALSGRVNGDVLQRLLQDPFLTKPVPKSLDRLSFKLTKVEGLSPADGAATLTAFTVACIAASQHFLPERAKTWIICGGGAHNPYIMAGLRRVLGAGDPSPLVQTADQAGFSTNFMEAQAFAFLAVRRLKGLPASFPKTTGASGPVVGGVVADPTQR, translated from the coding sequence ATGAAGGCGATCGGGCTCATGAGCGGCACCTCGCTCGACGGCGTCGATGTCGCGCTGATCGAAACGGACGGCGAGACCATCGAGGCGTTCGGACCGGGCAAGGACTTCTCCTACGACACGGTGGAAGGCCAGCTTCTGCGCGAAGCACTCGCCTCGGCGGTCGGGATCGCCGACCGAAACGACCGCAGCGGCGTGCTGTCCGTCGCCGAAACCATGGTCACGCAGAAGCATATCGCCTGCGTGAAGGCGTTCGCATCCCTTCGCGGGCTGAACCTCGGCGAGATAGACGTCATCGGCTTCCACGGCCAGACCGTGGTGCACAAGCCCGAAAAGGGCCTGACGATCCAGATCGGCGACGGCCGCGGCATGGCCGAATCGCTCGGCATTCCGGTGGTTTACGATTTTCGCGCGGCTGACGTCGAACAGGGCGGCCAGGGCGCGCCGTTCGTGCCGATCTATCACCGCGCGCTCGCACTCAGGGCGGGGCTGCCGCTACCCGCCGTCTTCGTGAACATCGGCGGCATATCCAACATCAGCTATATTCCCGAAGGCGGCGAAGAGGACATGATCGCCTTCGACGCGGGGCCGGGAAACTGCCTCATCGACGACTGGACGCTCCGCCATACCGGCAAGCCCTATGACGAGGATGCGAAACTCGCTCTGTCTGGAAGGGTAAACGGCGACGTGCTGCAAAGGCTGCTGCAAGACCCGTTTCTCACGAAGCCGGTGCCGAAATCGCTCGACCGGCTTTCCTTCAAGCTCACAAAGGTTGAGGGGCTTTCGCCCGCCGACGGCGCGGCTACGCTTACGGCGTTCACGGTCGCCTGCATTGCCGCCTCGCAGCATTTCCTTCCCGAGCGCGCGAAGACCTGGATCATCTGCGGCGGCGGCGCGCATAACCCGTACATCATGGCGGGGCTGCGCCGGGTGCTGGGCGCAGGCGATCCGTCGCCCCTCGTCCAGACCGCCGACCAGGCCGGGTTCAGCACAAACTTCATGGAAGCGCAGGCCTTCGCCTTCCTCGCCGTGCGCCGCCTGAAGGGCCTTCCCGCGAGTTTTCCGAAGACGACAGGCGCGAGCGGGCCTGTCGTGGGCGGCGTTGTGGCCGACCCCACGCAGCGTTGA
- a CDS encoding TIGR04283 family arsenosugar biosynthesis glycosyltransferase, producing MISVVIPTLNAGRTLPATFLSIFDAAVEGIVSEVIVSDGGSTDATRQIAEEAGARLIVAERGRGQQLRAGADAARKPWLLFLHADTALDAGWTNEALAFMKRGKGAAAFRFRLADEGFNPRLLERLVAVRCALFRLPYGDQGLLISRDLYDEVGGFAPIPLMEDVEIVRKLGRTRLAMLKTNAVTSAERFREQGYIRRSARNLWCLSLYLRGVPPEKLVERYG from the coding sequence ATGATCTCGGTTGTCATTCCAACGCTGAACGCGGGGCGCACGCTCCCGGCGACCTTTCTCTCGATCTTCGACGCGGCCGTCGAGGGCATCGTCAGCGAGGTGATCGTCAGTGACGGCGGCTCCACCGATGCAACGCGGCAGATCGCCGAGGAAGCGGGCGCGCGCCTCATCGTGGCCGAACGCGGGCGCGGCCAGCAATTGAGGGCGGGCGCGGATGCGGCGCGCAAGCCGTGGCTTCTTTTTCTCCACGCCGACACGGCGCTGGACGCGGGGTGGACGAACGAGGCGCTCGCTTTCATGAAGCGGGGAAAGGGCGCGGCGGCCTTCAGGTTCCGGCTCGCGGACGAGGGCTTCAATCCGCGTCTCCTGGAGCGCCTCGTCGCGGTGCGCTGCGCGCTGTTCCGGCTTCCTTACGGCGATCAGGGACTTCTCATCTCGCGCGACTTGTACGACGAGGTTGGCGGTTTCGCGCCGATCCCGCTGATGGAGGACGTCGAAATCGTCCGCAAGCTCGGCCGCACGCGGCTTGCCATGCTGAAGACGAACGCGGTCACGAGCGCCGAGAGGTTTCGCGAGCAGGGCTATATCCGCCGGTCGGCGCGAAATTTATGGTGTCTGTCGCTGTACCTGCGCGGCGTGCCGCCGGAGAAGCTGGTGGAACGATACGGGTAG
- the tyrS gene encoding tyrosine--tRNA ligase, with protein sequence MAASATHTDFVEILKERGYLHQVSDEDGLRKRAAEGRITAYIGFDCTAPSLHVGHLISIMMLRILQKSGHRPIVLLGGGTTKVGDPSGKDEQRKILSQADIDFNKASLKTVYERFLTFGDGPADAIMADNDEWLSSLRYIEFLRDYGRHFTINRMLTFDSVKLRLDREQPLTFLEFNYMLLQAYDFLELSRRYRCVLQMGGSDQWGNIVNGMELGRRVDGRELFALTTPLLTTSSGAKMGKSTGGAVWLNADLLSPYEYWQYWRNTEDGDVGRFLKLFTEMPLDEIARLEALQGAEINDAKKILATEVTALLHGREAAEAAADTARRAFEEGAAAEGLPTVEISRGDLYDGVGILNAAVKAGLVTSTSEARRQIKGGALKVNDAAVTDDRTSLSLADLDGDGVIKLSLGKKRHVLLKPAL encoded by the coding sequence ATGGCCGCATCAGCAACCCATACGGACTTCGTGGAGATCCTGAAGGAGCGCGGCTATCTTCATCAGGTTTCCGACGAGGATGGGCTGAGGAAGCGCGCAGCGGAAGGACGCATCACCGCCTATATCGGCTTCGACTGCACCGCGCCGAGCCTTCATGTCGGCCATCTCATCTCGATCATGATGCTGCGTATTCTGCAGAAGAGCGGCCATCGCCCCATCGTGCTGCTTGGCGGCGGAACGACCAAGGTCGGCGATCCGTCCGGCAAGGACGAGCAGCGCAAGATCCTCTCGCAGGCCGACATCGACTTCAACAAGGCGAGCCTCAAGACCGTTTACGAGCGCTTCCTCACCTTCGGCGACGGCCCCGCCGACGCCATCATGGCCGACAACGACGAGTGGCTCTCCAGCCTGCGCTACATCGAGTTCCTGCGCGACTACGGGCGGCACTTCACCATCAACCGCATGCTCACCTTCGATTCGGTGAAGCTCCGGCTCGACCGCGAGCAGCCGCTGACGTTCCTCGAATTCAACTACATGCTGCTGCAGGCTTACGACTTCCTCGAATTGTCGCGCCGCTACCGCTGCGTGCTTCAGATGGGCGGGTCGGATCAGTGGGGCAACATCGTCAACGGCATGGAGCTTGGCCGCCGCGTGGACGGGCGCGAGCTGTTCGCGCTGACGACGCCGCTTCTTACCACGTCGTCGGGCGCCAAGATGGGCAAGTCGACCGGTGGCGCGGTCTGGCTCAACGCCGATCTGCTGAGCCCCTACGAGTACTGGCAATACTGGCGGAACACCGAAGACGGCGATGTGGGCCGCTTCCTGAAGCTGTTCACCGAAATGCCGCTCGATGAGATCGCTCGGCTTGAGGCGCTGCAAGGCGCGGAAATCAACGACGCGAAAAAGATCCTCGCAACCGAGGTGACGGCACTGCTCCACGGCCGCGAGGCGGCGGAGGCGGCCGCCGACACGGCGCGGCGCGCGTTCGAGGAAGGCGCTGCGGCGGAAGGGCTTCCGACGGTGGAAATTTCGCGCGGCGACCTCTACGACGGCGTCGGCATCCTCAATGCTGCGGTGAAGGCCGGGCTCGTGACGTCCACCAGCGAGGCGCGGCGGCAGATCAAGGGCGGCGCGCTGAAGGTGAACGATGCCGCCGTGACGGACGACCGCACGAGCCTTTCGCTTGCCGATCTCGATGGAGATGGCGTCATCAAGCTGTCGCTCGGCAAGAAGCGCCACGTGCTGCTGAAACCCGCGCTGTAG
- a CDS encoding ribonuclease HII, whose protein sequence is MESAATAKNVRIAVWTLDCASVAVHEQPMPPRTTQKPTRRPDLALQRKYGGLVAGVDEAGRGPWAGPVVAAAVIFHGKPPAGINDSKKLVPAEREALFAKIFAAAHVGIGIAPVELIDDINIYHATHRAMCDAIAALAIAPGAALIDGNRCPKLDIPVEALVSGDALSISIAAASIIAKVTRDRMMTELACAFPPYRWERNKGYGTQDHASALKEHGVTPHHRKSFRPVWERLMMEAAA, encoded by the coding sequence ATGGAAAGCGCAGCGACGGCAAAAAACGTGCGTATCGCGGTCTGGACGCTTGATTGCGCAAGCGTGGCAGTTCATGAACAGCCAATGCCGCCTCGCACGACACAAAAGCCCACGCGCCGCCCGGATCTCGCACTCCAGCGAAAATATGGAGGGCTCGTCGCCGGTGTCGACGAAGCAGGTCGCGGACCTTGGGCCGGTCCTGTCGTCGCCGCCGCCGTGATCTTTCACGGCAAGCCTCCGGCGGGCATCAACGACTCGAAGAAGCTCGTTCCCGCGGAGCGCGAAGCGCTGTTTGCGAAGATTTTCGCTGCGGCGCATGTGGGAATCGGCATCGCGCCGGTCGAACTGATCGACGATATCAACATCTACCACGCCACCCATCGCGCCATGTGCGACGCAATCGCAGCGCTGGCGATAGCGCCGGGCGCGGCACTCATCGACGGCAATCGCTGCCCTAAGCTCGACATTCCCGTCGAGGCGCTCGTCTCGGGCGATGCGCTCTCGATCTCCATAGCGGCTGCTTCGATCATCGCCAAGGTGACGCGAGACCGGATGATGACGGAACTCGCCTGCGCATTCCCGCCCTACCGCTGGGAGCGAAACAAGGGTTACGGCACCCAAGATCACGCATCGGCGCTCAAGGAGCATGGCGTTACGCCGCATCACAGAAAAAGCTTCCGCCCGGTATGGGAGCGGTTGATGATGGAGGCTGCCGCCTGA
- a CDS encoding DUF3971 domain-containing protein has protein sequence MLAVVFSLAVGALYARLLTGPISFAFLVPAVQDRLNAQFDGYSLRVGGAILRLSSSWGLEFRLADVSVVDENNQEIAKAPLASVDLSETSLFKLALAPSKIKLLGPKILIFNVPGKGLTLTPEPTTPAPSQGWGASQAGLGDAWQTTEATPQSPEVAGVHQLARQGLHLNEPAALGFDPAPILRRLFAAIGKRGAASQALKSIGLQDAVVYFANENNVSTWRVADFQLNLDERGGKSIVGGRLTLERNSAVWHASFTAENRPTEKLYRVTASVQDVVPKTIWDSWPSIDALKLVELPVSGEAHFDIGYDGRLTGGDAEIRLGAGRFFAPFDQKHPAVVDGGTLRVSYDKASQAIVVRPMELRWEESLLTLSGRVARETDPATGRSLWRAGFDGRGTQLSAPQYAVAPVALDVFRIEGAYDEETDSVALDRFELGSRSSRLAFSGQASRVRSGGAISLVGDISPMPFSFLKAIWPVFVANGAREWAGTNLPVAQVTGGTVAVNLSADQIAALDDGGDIPESAVSMRMGLSGAKIYHVKGLPPIETQDSQLRILGRRFVYDIPGEARIELPSGKIVAFTDGQLLIDDLRPEFPDADIRFKGGGEVAAVLELLDQPPLGYVKAVGFKPSLVNGQMHASFEVKFPLLMNLKFEQMSITGKSRVSDIRSGPIPGGVSLNGGNVNFDISEKAIGANGDIRVNGVPVTLVWQRIFDAPPEKQPTLRLASILNEKARDELGLNVNHMVKGDLPVALAIAMQRDGPPRVMMEANLTNADLFLTAIGWRKPPGQKATLACDVVRRNDNSMLFDNFSMTGDGIAINGRAVMNDKHRLASFSFPEFSTNALTHLSIAGELTSQNILKVQAKGASFDGRQFFKTLLSAGKIADKEPAPLKDEPGLDLNVEIETVFGYYDTSIKSIIVDARRRGGKFTYIEAAGRINGESPVAVHVDQRARDARILSSDATDAGSAFRLVGFYGAMRGGTMSLRMNLDGSGGADKSGTLEVRRFAVVGDQVVGRVVSQAEKEGARYKPDARQQHAYAGDAFQFDRMVVPFSIAQSQFQLHDAAINGPVIGATIRGRIDFARETLALSGTYVPLYGFNAVLGVVPVLGDLLKGRENEGVFGITFAVQGRTSNPDVIVNPVSVLAPGFLRQIFEFENAPAQQPQQPPQAQTQDRPAAKVR, from the coding sequence GTGCTCGCGGTTGTGTTTTCTCTCGCGGTCGGCGCGCTTTACGCGAGGCTTCTGACCGGGCCGATCTCGTTCGCCTTTCTCGTTCCCGCCGTGCAGGATAGGCTCAATGCGCAGTTCGACGGCTACTCGCTGCGTGTAGGCGGCGCAATCCTGCGGCTGTCTTCAAGCTGGGGTCTCGAATTCCGCCTCGCCGACGTCAGCGTCGTCGACGAGAACAATCAGGAAATAGCCAAGGCTCCCCTCGCCTCGGTCGATCTGAGTGAAACTTCGCTTTTCAAGCTCGCGCTGGCGCCGTCCAAGATAAAGCTGCTGGGCCCCAAGATCCTGATTTTCAACGTGCCCGGCAAAGGTCTGACGCTGACGCCCGAGCCGACGACACCCGCACCGAGCCAGGGCTGGGGCGCGAGTCAGGCCGGCCTCGGCGATGCGTGGCAAACCACCGAAGCGACGCCGCAATCACCGGAGGTTGCCGGCGTGCATCAGCTTGCCCGGCAGGGATTGCATCTCAATGAGCCTGCCGCACTCGGCTTCGATCCGGCGCCCATTCTTCGCCGTCTGTTTGCCGCCATCGGAAAGCGAGGAGCCGCCTCTCAGGCGTTGAAAAGCATCGGCCTTCAGGACGCGGTGGTGTATTTCGCCAATGAAAACAACGTATCGACGTGGCGGGTTGCCGATTTCCAACTCAACCTCGACGAACGCGGCGGCAAGAGTATCGTTGGAGGCCGGTTGACGCTGGAACGAAACAGCGCGGTGTGGCACGCGTCGTTTACCGCCGAAAATCGCCCGACCGAGAAACTTTACAGGGTGACCGCCTCTGTTCAGGACGTGGTGCCGAAGACAATCTGGGATAGCTGGCCGTCCATCGATGCGTTGAAGCTCGTCGAGCTTCCCGTCAGCGGGGAAGCCCATTTCGACATCGGATATGATGGAAGGCTCACGGGCGGCGATGCCGAAATCCGGCTCGGTGCGGGTCGTTTCTTCGCGCCGTTCGACCAGAAACATCCGGCCGTCGTCGATGGAGGCACCTTGCGCGTGTCCTACGACAAGGCAAGCCAGGCGATCGTCGTCCGCCCGATGGAACTGCGCTGGGAGGAAAGCCTGCTCACCCTCTCAGGCCGTGTCGCACGAGAAACCGATCCGGCAACGGGTAGGTCCCTGTGGCGCGCCGGTTTCGACGGCCGGGGCACGCAGCTTTCCGCCCCGCAATACGCGGTGGCCCCGGTCGCGCTCGATGTATTCCGGATCGAAGGCGCGTATGACGAGGAAACGGACTCGGTCGCGCTGGACCGCTTTGAACTCGGCAGCCGCTCGTCGCGTCTGGCGTTTTCGGGGCAGGCTTCGCGTGTCAGATCAGGCGGCGCGATATCGCTTGTAGGCGACATATCGCCGATGCCCTTCTCCTTCCTGAAAGCTATCTGGCCTGTTTTCGTCGCGAACGGCGCGCGCGAGTGGGCTGGCACAAATCTACCCGTCGCGCAGGTCACGGGCGGCACCGTCGCCGTGAACCTGTCGGCCGACCAGATCGCCGCGCTCGACGACGGCGGGGACATCCCGGAGAGCGCGGTTTCAATGCGCATGGGGCTATCCGGCGCAAAAATATATCATGTGAAGGGGCTGCCCCCCATCGAAACCCAGGATTCGCAACTGCGCATTCTGGGCCGCCGGTTCGTCTACGATATTCCGGGCGAAGCGCGCATCGAACTGCCGAGCGGCAAAATCGTCGCGTTCACGGACGGCCAGCTCCTCATCGACGATCTGCGTCCAGAATTTCCCGACGCCGACATCCGCTTCAAGGGCGGCGGCGAGGTCGCGGCGGTGCTCGAACTCCTCGACCAGCCGCCGCTCGGCTACGTCAAGGCCGTCGGGTTCAAGCCATCGCTCGTGAACGGTCAGATGCACGCCTCGTTCGAGGTGAAATTCCCGCTCCTGATGAATCTCAAATTCGAACAGATGTCCATCACCGGGAAAAGCCGTGTCTCGGACATCCGCTCGGGTCCGATTCCGGGCGGTGTGTCCTTGAACGGCGGCAATGTCAATTTCGACATCTCGGAAAAGGCCATTGGCGCCAACGGCGACATCCGCGTGAATGGCGTGCCCGTCACGCTCGTCTGGCAGCGCATCTTCGACGCCCCGCCAGAGAAACAGCCGACGCTTCGCCTTGCATCCATCCTCAACGAGAAGGCCCGCGACGAGCTTGGCCTGAACGTCAATCACATGGTGAAGGGCGATCTTCCGGTGGCTCTCGCCATCGCGATGCAGCGGGACGGGCCGCCGAGGGTCATGATGGAGGCGAACCTCACCAACGCCGACCTGTTTCTCACGGCCATCGGCTGGCGCAAGCCGCCCGGCCAGAAGGCGACCCTCGCTTGCGATGTCGTCCGGCGCAATGACAACTCGATGCTGTTCGACAATTTCTCGATGACCGGCGACGGCATCGCCATCAACGGGCGCGCCGTCATGAACGACAAGCACCGGCTCGCATCGTTCAGCTTCCCCGAATTTTCCACCAACGCGCTCACCCATCTTTCCATCGCGGGCGAACTTACATCCCAAAATATCCTGAAGGTGCAGGCCAAGGGCGCGTCGTTCGACGGGCGGCAATTCTTCAAGACGCTGCTCAGCGCCGGCAAGATCGCCGACAAGGAGCCGGCGCCGCTGAAGGACGAGCCCGGCCTCGACCTCAACGTCGAAATCGAGACCGTGTTCGGCTATTACGACACCAGCATCAAATCGATCATCGTCGACGCGAGGCGCCGGGGTGGAAAATTCACCTATATCGAGGCGGCGGGCAGGATCAACGGCGAGTCGCCGGTCGCGGTGCATGTGGACCAGCGAGCCCGCGACGCTCGAATTCTGTCTTCGGATGCGACAGACGCCGGTTCCGCATTCAGACTCGTCGGCTTCTACGGCGCGATGCGCGGCGGCACGATGAGCCTCCGCATGAACCTCGACGGCAGCGGCGGCGCGGACAAGAGCGGCACGCTCGAAGTGCGCCGCTTCGCCGTGGTCGGCGACCAGGTGGTGGGGCGCGTGGTTTCGCAGGCCGAAAAGGAGGGCGCGCGCTACAAGCCGGACGCGAGGCAGCAGCATGCTTACGCAGGCGACGCCTTTCAGTTCGACCGGATGGTGGTGCCCTTCTCCATCGCGCAGAGCCAGTTCCAGCTCCACGACGCGGCCATCAACGGCCCCGTAATCGGGGCGACAATCCGCGGACGCATCGACTTCGCGCGCGAAACGCTAGCGCTATCGGGCACCTACGTTCCGCTCTACGGCTTCAATGCCGTGCTGGGCGTCGTGCCGGTGCTCGGCGACCTCCTCAAGGGACGAGAGAACGAGGGCGTTTTCGGTATCACCTTCGCGGTGCAGGGGCGGACGTCGAACCCGGACGTGATCGTGAACCCGGTGTCGGTGCTCGCGCCCGGCTTCCTGCGCCAGATCTTCGAGTTTGAAAACGCGCCCGCGCAACAGCCCCAGCAGCCGCCCCAGGCCCAGACGCAGGACCGCCCGGCCGCGAAGGTGCGGTAA
- a CDS encoding bactofilin family protein, with amino-acid sequence MAPSIIGEDLTVTGNVLSRGEVQVDGQIQGDVHCSSLIVGEKAQITGGIVAEDVIVRGRVMGSVRGNRVTLQASSHVEGDVFHKSLAIEQGAFFEGKSRRSEDPIATAPRLEGMNSPSSQAAE; translated from the coding sequence ATGGCACCATCCATCATCGGAGAAGATCTGACCGTCACGGGCAATGTGCTCTCGCGTGGCGAGGTTCAGGTCGATGGCCAGATTCAGGGCGACGTTCATTGCTCGTCGCTGATCGTCGGCGAAAAGGCGCAAATTACCGGCGGCATCGTGGCGGAAGATGTGATCGTGCGCGGTCGCGTCATGGGCTCCGTGCGCGGCAACCGCGTGACGCTGCAGGCTTCGAGCCACGTCGAGGGCGATGTTTTCCACAAGTCGCTCGCCATCGAGCAGGGCGCGTTCTTCGAAGGCAAATCGCGCCGCTCGGAAGATCCGATTGCGACGGCTCCGCGCCTCGAAGGCATGAATTCGCCATCTTCGCAAGCCGCCGAGTAA
- a CDS encoding PA0069 family radical SAM protein, with protein MVWKEARCATGEEHVAAERRRGRGAVSNATGRFEPERREALDDGWDCLDDLPHFKTEVREERVKTIIARNNSPDIGFDRSINPYRGCEHGCIYCYARPSHAYWGWSAGLDFETKLVAKVNAAEALEAELARPGYEPATIMIGANTDAYQPVERERKITRAVLEVLERSSHPVALVTKSALVLRDIDILARLAERALVRVAISITTLDHRLARRMEPRASTPQRRLEAIRKLAAEKIPVAVMAAPLIPALTDHELESILKVAAEAGASDAGYVLLRLPLEVSPLFQEWLRSEFPHRADRVMSLVRQTREGKDYVSRFGERHSGTGHYAEQIATRFQIATRRLDLRKRDLSLRRDLFRRPGTQLSLF; from the coding sequence ATGGTCTGGAAGGAAGCGAGATGCGCGACCGGGGAAGAACATGTCGCCGCAGAGCGCAGGCGCGGGCGCGGAGCGGTCTCCAACGCAACCGGGCGTTTCGAGCCCGAGCGGCGCGAGGCGCTGGACGACGGCTGGGATTGTCTCGACGATCTGCCGCATTTCAAGACGGAAGTGCGGGAGGAACGCGTCAAGACCATCATCGCGCGGAACAATTCGCCCGATATCGGTTTCGACCGCTCGATCAATCCTTATCGAGGCTGCGAACATGGCTGCATTTATTGTTATGCGCGACCGTCCCATGCCTATTGGGGCTGGTCGGCTGGCCTCGATTTCGAAACGAAGCTCGTCGCGAAGGTGAATGCCGCCGAGGCTCTGGAAGCGGAACTCGCCCGGCCCGGTTACGAGCCCGCCACCATCATGATCGGGGCCAACACCGACGCCTATCAGCCCGTGGAACGCGAGCGGAAAATTACACGCGCGGTGCTGGAGGTGCTGGAGCGCAGTTCGCATCCGGTTGCGCTCGTGACCAAGTCGGCGCTCGTGCTTCGCGACATCGACATCCTCGCCCGTCTTGCGGAGCGCGCTCTGGTGCGTGTCGCCATTTCCATCACCACGCTCGACCATCGCCTCGCGCGTCGGATGGAGCCGCGCGCCTCGACGCCCCAGCGGCGCCTGGAAGCAATCCGCAAACTCGCGGCGGAGAAAATCCCCGTGGCCGTCATGGCCGCGCCCTTGATCCCCGCCCTCACAGACCACGAACTCGAATCCATCCTGAAGGTGGCGGCGGAAGCCGGCGCTTCGGACGCGGGCTACGTGCTCCTTCGCCTGCCGCTCGAAGTAAGCCCTCTATTTCAGGAGTGGCTGCGTTCCGAGTTTCCCCATCGCGCCGACCGCGTCATGTCCCTCGTCCGCCAGACGCGCGAAGGCAAGGATTACGTTTCGCGCTTCGGCGAGCGGCACAGTGGAACCGGCCACTACGCGGAACAGATCGCCACGCGGTTTCAGATTGCAACGCGCCGCCTCGATCTTCGCAAACGCGACCTGAGTTTACGCCGCGACCTGTTTCGACGGCCGGGCACTCAGCTCAGCCTTTTCTGA
- a CDS encoding YbjQ family protein: MQIYTVETLAGERVKEGELLHASIVLAANLLRDAREAVTNAVGGKMLRYERLLDRATTDALELLKEKAAAKGYDGVLAVRISNPFMVQGSAAVTAYGTGFTFVSRGDAETGIPRPEAQ, encoded by the coding sequence ATGCAGATTTATACGGTTGAAACTCTTGCCGGGGAACGCGTCAAGGAAGGCGAACTGCTGCACGCGAGCATCGTCCTCGCCGCGAACCTGTTGCGCGACGCGCGCGAGGCGGTCACCAACGCAGTAGGCGGCAAAATGCTCCGGTACGAGCGGCTGCTCGACCGCGCAACCACCGACGCGTTGGAGCTTCTCAAAGAGAAAGCTGCGGCGAAAGGCTATGACGGGGTGCTCGCCGTGCGCATCTCGAACCCGTTCATGGTTCAGGGCAGCGCCGCTGTTACCGCCTATGGAACCGGGTTCACCTTCGTTTCGAGGGGGGACGCGGAAACCGGCATCCCCAGGCCCGAAGCCCAATAA
- the bcp gene encoding thioredoxin-dependent thiol peroxidase, with the protein MLENGDLAPDFALPDAEGKIVTLSGLKTPFKIVYFYPKDNTSGCTTEARSFSDLKDTFAAAGAEIIGISPDSVKSHANFRDKQGLRVTLLSDPDKAAIEAFGVWVEKKMYGRAYMGVERATFLIGPDGKILKSWGKVKVPGHAEAVLDAVREAAGKH; encoded by the coding sequence ATGCTTGAGAATGGTGATTTGGCTCCCGATTTCGCGCTGCCCGATGCCGAAGGCAAGATCGTCACGCTAAGCGGCCTGAAGACTCCCTTCAAGATTGTCTATTTCTACCCGAAGGATAACACGAGCGGCTGCACAACCGAGGCGCGGAGCTTCTCCGACCTGAAGGATACGTTTGCCGCTGCGGGCGCGGAGATCATAGGCATCTCGCCCGATAGCGTAAAAAGCCATGCGAATTTTCGCGACAAGCAAGGGCTTCGCGTCACGCTTCTGTCGGATCCGGACAAGGCTGCGATCGAGGCTTTCGGCGTATGGGTCGAGAAGAAAATGTACGGGCGTGCGTATATGGGCGTCGAACGTGCCACATTTCTGATCGGCCCGGACGGGAAAATTCTGAAAAGCTGGGGAAAGGTCAAGGTGCCGGGGCACGCCGAGGCTGTGCTGGATGCCGTGCGGGAAGCTGCGGGCAAGCATTAA